In Acidobacteriota bacterium, the sequence AATATCAACCACCTGTCCGGCCAGTGGACCAGTGAATTTGGGCGCAATCTTTCGGAGACGTTCGATAATTGCAGCTTCCGGCACCGGCTCTGGAAATACGATTTCGCCGCCTCCCAACCACTGGCCCATTGAATCAAAATACAGTATGTCACGATCAACCCAGGAAGAACCACCAAGTGCAGCAGTCAATTGCAATACAAGTTCTTCAACTATCAGATTTTGCTTATGTTTTTCAGCCATAAACCGCACATCGAAAACGATCCTTCGAATGCAGTGCAGGTAATTTGGATTTGCAGTTTGTAAAAAGGTCTCATACCTGGTTTCGGCCAATTCCAATGCATCCGTAACCTGTTTGGATTCAGCAGGAAAACCTAAAATATCAAGATGGACTGGAAACGTCTGGAATTTGAAATGAAAGTTACTCAAGGTCACGTTCACAGAATGGAATCTGATGATCCAGGAGTCGGGTTTTGCTTTAAACGCAGCACCATTGATTCTTCCATCATAGAGCAGGCTTGGAATAACTTCATATTCCGCCTTGAGCGGCATACGGAGTTCAGCCAGAACAAAGTTGGTAAAGGCAATCTGTTGAGCCCGTTCAATGGCACGACGATTCCAAAGCGATTTGAGGCGGTCACCGAAAGCCATGCGTGAAAAATCTCCAGACCAATTGAGGTACATTTCCTGGCTGGAGGGAGTTTTACATTTCCGGTGCAATGCAGGCAATCAGGCGTTTTCACTCGGTGGCAACAACTCGCATTCCCGGGCTGGCTCAACGTGGGCGATGCCTTTCACCTGGCTGAGTGCCGAAAAATCTTTCATCTCAACCGAACCGGCAATGGTGCCAATACTTTCCATCACTCGTTCGACCGTGAGTCCAGCAGATTGCAAATCCTCGACAACCTGAGCCAGCAACTCACGGTGTTCGTCATTGATCACAATCACCACATCTATCTGGTCACAGGAATTTGACATCTCAATCACGTCCTCTTTCATGGAGCCTGCACCAGTCCACTCCCAACATCTTTTGATAACAGTGGAAGTCGCTGAGCCGTTTGCATTAACCGCGCCCACAACCCCAACCCAACAATATTCGGATTGGCTTCGAGATGGAGAGCGGCAATTCCGGCGACGTGCGGTGTGGCCATACTGGTGCCGTTGCGAGACAGGTACCGATCTGGTTCTAACCAGCTTGAATGAATGGACACTCCGGGCGCGGCAATATCAACCTGTCCTCCATCTGGATTCAACTCCTGATTTGAATTGAGGGCAACCCGTAACTGTGGGTCCACTGAAGCAACCGCCATAATTGAAGGACAATTGGCCGGATGGGTCACCGGATTGAAAATATCAGATGACCGACGACTGTCATTTCCAGCCGCAGCAATCAGCAGCGTGCCAGCTTGCAGGGCACGACTCGCCGCCGTTTCAAATATTGGTGAAAAAGACGCTTCTTTTTTGATGAGTGTCCCAACCGACATTGAGACAATCTGGCATCGGTTTTCAATCGCCCAGTTGATGCCAGCCAGCAACCAGCAGTCTGTCCCCTTGCCGGCATCATCAATGATCTTGCCAATGTAGATTTCGGCATTGTGGGCAATCCCATACCGTGGATGCCGGCCTGGATGCAACGGGCCACAGGCTGTTCCAGTGCAATGTGTTCCATGCCCAATCCGGTCCTGAACCGTCTGACCTGGAACAAATGAATGGGCGTTTCCCGCGATGTTTCGATTCGTAAAGTCAGGATGAGTCATATCAAAACCACTGTCCAGAATCGCAACTCTGACCTGTTGACCGCTTTTCGTGGACTGAACGGCCCGGGTAACCCGGAGCCCCCAGGTTTCTGGCGCCAGCACTTCAGATCTGGTCAATGTGTCTGGGTCAAATTGCATCTCAATGGGATTGATCAATGAAATAGTTCGTTCCAACTCTGGGCGAAACTCTAGGAAGTCCAGCGGTTGGACAGTGCTCAACCACTGGAGTTGATCTGGATCCACAGAAACCAACGCCACTCCAAGGTTGTGATAGACCAGAGCCTCAGCATCACCGAGTTCCTCCACCCGAAGCGCAGCCGACTCAAAATCATCGGTGCGCGCCACCTTCAACCCGGCATTTGTCGCGAGAAACCGGGTTCCGGTGGCCTGCAAATCGAGAGGAAATACCAGGAAGTATCGTCCGGTGACTGGTAAATCACCAAAAACTTCAGCGTCACTCATCAGGCTGTGTTTTTGCATTGGGGTATGACCTCATTGGAAACACTGAGGTCAACCAGCAAATCCTGGCATTCATAGATTTTCACCAAATGAATGCAAGCGTTAGCAACCTCAGGTGATTGTAACAATCAACTCTTGTAAAATCACAGAGTTGTCAGAATGATTATCGGATCAATATATATGCTGAAGCTGTCCAGGCATTGCCTGCTCGCGTTCAGTACCACCTCCTAACTGGAGAAATCTTCTTTTTGGCTTCACTTCCGAGCCTTAACTGGATATGCTAGTGCCTATCCAAAATACCTTTATTTCATTCTCTCCGTTTGAAACTCCTGGGGCATAACCACACAAGAAATTGATGAAAACCAGCCCTTGTGTTGAGAAAATTGTCACGACCTTTTTAAGAAAATTTGGAAATACTACTCGAAGTCGTCTTGTTTACGGTATTGCATGAAGGCAACCCTTAACGGCACATCCTGGAAATGAAGATTATGCTGTAAAGGTCCCCCTCTACTCTTCTAAAGCGAAGAAGTGGACTGATCTGGGGCCATTATCCAAAAAAAAATTTCGGAAGGAACTTCAGACAAGGAGAGACCAGAAAATGACAGCCGCATCGCCGACACATCTCACGGAACTTTTGGTGGATTGGGGAAATGGGAATCAGCAGGCCCTCAATCAACTTATGGTCCTGGTTTATGATGAACTTCATCGTCTGGCACACAGCTACTTGCGTCAGGAACGCCCTGACCACACCTTGCAAACCACAGCGCTGATCAATGAAGCCTACGTGCGGCTCGTCGGCTGGGAAAAAGTCAATTTGAAAAATCGGGCTCATTTCCTGGTTCTCGCCTCCCAGGTCATGCGTCACATCCTGGTTGACTATGCGCGGATCCAGTCGGCCAATAAACGATTTCGAAAGGATATGAAACTCTCACTGGAAGAAGCCGCCTTTGTGGCCGTGGATTGGGCACCGGAATTTATTGCGCTCGATGATGCGCTCACCCACCTCGCCAAACTTTCCCCACAACAAGGCCAGATTGTTGAATTGCGCTTTTTTGGCGGTCTCACGATTGAAGAAATCGCCGAAGCCATCAACATTTCACCGCGAACCGTCAAACGGGAGTGGAGCATGGCCCGAGCCTGGCTGTTGAATGAATTGAGCCATGACGCCTGAACGCTACCAAAAACTCACGGAGTTGTTTCACGCCGCCCTTGACCAGCCACCCGAACTGCGGGCGGCATTCCTGGCCCAGGCGTGCGGTGATGATCACGACCTGCAGGCTCAGGTCGAAAAACTCCTGGCCCGCCACGAAGAATCCGGCGATCTGATTGACCCATCTGTCCGGGATGCCGGAATGAAATTTGCTTCCACCACCGTGCTTGAGCAGGAAGCGAAAAGCATGATCGGGCGACAAATCGGGATCTACCGCATCGTCAAGGAAATTGGCCGTGGAGGAATGGGGGTTGTTTACCAGGCTGTCCGAACCGATGACCCGCATTACAAACCTGTCGCCATCAAGATTTTAAAGCGCGGGATGGATACAGATTCCATTCTGAGCCGTTTCTACCGCGAGCGCCGGATTCTGGCCGGGCTCGATCATCCGCACATTGCCCGGTTGCTGGATGGCGGAACG encodes:
- a CDS encoding S8 family serine peptidase, with product MQKHSLMSDAEVFGDLPVTGRYFLVFPLDLQATGTRFLATNAGLKVARTDDFESAALRVEELGDAEALVYHNLGVALVSVDPDQLQWLSTVQPLDFLEFRPELERTISLINPIEMQFDPDTLTRSEVLAPETWGLRVTRAVQSTKSGQQVRVAILDSGFDMTHPDFTNRNIAGNAHSFVPGQTVQDRIGHGTHCTGTACGPLHPGRHPRYGIAHNAEIYIGKIIDDAGKGTDCWLLAGINWAIENRCQIVSMSVGTLIKKEASFSPIFETAASRALQAGTLLIAAAGNDSRRSSDIFNPVTHPANCPSIMAVASVDPQLRVALNSNQELNPDGGQVDIAAPGVSIHSSWLEPDRYLSRNGTSMATPHVAGIAALHLEANPNIVGLGLWARLMQTAQRLPLLSKDVGSGLVQAP
- a CDS encoding sigma-70 family RNA polymerase sigma factor; the protein is MTAASPTHLTELLVDWGNGNQQALNQLMVLVYDELHRLAHSYLRQERPDHTLQTTALINEAYVRLVGWEKVNLKNRAHFLVLASQVMRHILVDYARIQSANKRFRKDMKLSLEEAAFVAVDWAPEFIALDDALTHLAKLSPQQGQIVELRFFGGLTIEEIAEAINISPRTVKREWSMARAWLLNELSHDA
- a CDS encoding ketohydroxyglutarate aldolase, whose product is MKEDVIEMSNSCDQIDVVIVINDEHRELLAQVVEDLQSAGLTVERVMESIGTIAGSVEMKDFSALSQVKGIAHVEPARECELLPPSENA